One stretch of Muribaculum intestinale DNA includes these proteins:
- the fic gene encoding protein adenylyltransferase Fic, producing MSKKSIRFFNDREVRAVWDDENNCWWFSATDVVRAINNEPDYTKAGNYWRWLKRKLKQEGVQLVSPTHGFKFEAPDGKQRIADVLNSDGVILLAKHYPNNRASGFLDWFTYSDNTIDGQSRKKAYTLFESGLLNSLEPGSMKCLQQIHAYLFGGLYEFAGQIRNKNISKGGFTFANCLHFPTIIPTIEGMPETTLDEIADKYVEMNVVHPFMEGNGRSTRIWLDLMLRRSLKRCVDWSRIDKNEYLTAMRESVVDSTHIKALLEGALTDKINDREMFMKGIDYSYYYEEE from the coding sequence ATGAGTAAGAAGTCGATACGATTTTTCAATGATCGCGAGGTGAGGGCGGTTTGGGATGACGAGAATAACTGCTGGTGGTTCTCGGCTACGGATGTGGTGCGCGCTATCAATAATGAGCCGGACTATACAAAGGCCGGCAACTATTGGCGTTGGCTTAAACGTAAGCTGAAACAGGAAGGTGTTCAACTCGTGAGTCCCACTCACGGGTTCAAATTCGAGGCCCCGGATGGCAAACAGCGTATTGCTGATGTTCTGAATAGCGATGGCGTTATTCTTCTTGCCAAGCATTATCCCAATAACCGGGCGAGCGGGTTTCTCGACTGGTTTACCTATAGTGATAATACCATTGACGGTCAGAGCCGAAAGAAAGCATACACTTTGTTTGAAAGCGGACTGCTGAACTCTCTTGAACCGGGCAGTATGAAATGCCTGCAACAGATTCATGCCTACTTGTTCGGCGGCCTATATGAGTTTGCCGGACAAATCAGGAACAAGAATATATCAAAGGGAGGTTTCACTTTTGCGAATTGCCTCCATTTTCCGACCATCATACCGACCATTGAGGGAATGCCGGAAACGACGCTTGACGAAATTGCCGACAAGTATGTGGAGATGAACGTGGTACATCCGTTTATGGAGGGCAACGGGCGCAGCACACGCATCTGGCTCGACCTGATGCTCCGCCGCTCGCTCAAACGCTGCGTGGACTGGAGCCGGATTGACAAGAATGAATATCTGACAGCCATGCGCGAGAGTGTTGTTGACTCAACCCATATCAAAGCCTTGCTGGAAGGTGCGCTGACCGACAAGATCAACGACCGCGAGATGTTCATGAAAGGCATCGACTACTCCTACTACTACGAAGAAGAGTGA
- a CDS encoding DUF4249 domain-containing protein: MRNKQYLLSALFPVMLISCYHEVDLDEYRDKDGENILTINSLVCPDSSLQVSATKTYFFSDIHNDRTYVKDLNILVKVNEVGRGIMEYDKTRNLYISDIKIQSGDRVTISTEYSETFVSASDIMPDAASIEGVSVERQGPVSIYTNSDFIFTYGITFTDRPDEDNYYFLQWDAVERGKDIRMGERDFAHELVFQQLASQIHSTLPGWEPYSPYGLPFSDKGIDGKEHTIVVKEIVQMVKGSNEWRKTQMKRGFRLYAISKAYYDYLVSVLINQTGDKGLQGGMIDLGIADPVKVFSNIEGGVGILGCYTMAESEIDVMKIVGPFPTE, from the coding sequence ATGCGAAACAAACAATATCTGCTTTCAGCCTTGTTCCCGGTCATGCTTATCTCGTGCTATCACGAGGTGGATCTTGACGAATACCGCGACAAGGACGGCGAGAATATCCTTACCATCAATTCTTTGGTATGTCCGGATTCTTCACTGCAGGTGTCGGCGACAAAGACCTATTTCTTTTCCGACATCCATAACGACAGGACATACGTGAAAGACCTTAACATATTGGTTAAGGTAAACGAAGTTGGAAGAGGAATCATGGAATATGATAAAACAAGAAATCTATATATATCGGATATAAAAATACAGTCTGGTGACAGGGTTACTATCAGCACCGAATACTCAGAGACCTTCGTCTCCGCATCCGACATTATGCCGGATGCGGCCAGCATAGAAGGAGTCTCGGTAGAGCGGCAGGGTCCGGTAAGTATCTATACCAACTCAGACTTTATATTCACGTATGGCATTACGTTTACAGACCGTCCGGATGAAGACAATTATTATTTTCTGCAATGGGACGCGGTGGAGCGAGGCAAGGACATCAGGATGGGAGAACGAGACTTTGCCCATGAGCTTGTATTTCAGCAGCTTGCCAGCCAAATCCATTCCACACTTCCAGGATGGGAGCCATATTCACCATACGGGCTTCCTTTTTCTGACAAAGGGATTGATGGTAAAGAACACACCATTGTAGTCAAGGAAATAGTGCAGATGGTAAAAGGGTCTAATGAATGGAGAAAAACACAGATGAAGCGTGGATTCAGACTTTATGCAATCTCCAAGGCATATTATGACTATCTTGTAAGCGTTCTGATAAACCAGACGGGAGACAAAGGGCTGCAGGGTGGTATGATTGACCTCGGCATTGCTGACCCGGTAAAGGTTTTCTCTAACATAGAGGGCGGAGTTGGCATATTGGGGTGCTATACTATGGCAGAAAGTGAGATTGATGTAATGAAGATTGTAGGACCATTTCCAACTGAATAA
- the istA gene encoding IS21 family transposase, which produces MLHMEEKTSIILSHRREGMSIREIARRNGMSRKTVRKYLREFEREAGPSPTEREVDDYLLTRPKYDSSGRVRRVVTDDVRRRIDGFIARNRENVAAGLHKQQMRKLDMWRRLQDDGVRIAYSTVCQYVRALEAAPKSQEKPAKAYIRQDYEPGFRCEFDWGVLTLWIGGVRTRLHMAVFTLDHSNMRKAYLFSREDTLALMEAHRNCFRELGGTPRVMAYDNMRTAVKKFLGRDREHTDALLRMEVHYCFTPHFCNPRSGWEKGKVERSVEYIRRRAFSFEVRFDSLDAAQTHLAAVCDRLNTEASNMSAEEKRLRIQADLAALRPLDHGDIGCFEQRLYRVGKYSTITVDGVHYSVPDRLVGSQVAVKLYSERIVVLYGRDKVANHARSRRSGDWVIDLMHYLGTFLRKPAALGRSVALQQVHPSVAALYREHFRESPRSFIELLVFTRDNNLAYTDIVRAATSLSSRGLQRLSSEQIQAQMISAEGHMQSTADIAATNVPDPQQAEIESSASHTLDMLSSFMEYTRASQAD; this is translated from the coding sequence ATGCTACACATGGAGGAAAAAACATCCATTATTCTGTCTCATCGCCGCGAGGGGATGAGCATCCGCGAGATAGCGCGCCGCAACGGCATGAGCCGCAAGACCGTGCGCAAGTATCTGCGCGAGTTCGAGAGAGAGGCCGGCCCGTCACCGACAGAGCGGGAGGTTGACGATTATCTGCTGACCAGGCCGAAGTATGACAGCAGCGGACGCGTCAGGCGTGTTGTGACCGATGATGTCCGCCGTCGCATCGATGGTTTTATCGCCCGCAACCGGGAGAACGTCGCTGCCGGATTGCACAAGCAGCAGATGCGCAAGCTCGATATGTGGCGACGTCTTCAGGACGATGGCGTGCGTATCGCCTATTCCACAGTATGTCAGTATGTCCGTGCGCTGGAGGCAGCGCCGAAGTCGCAAGAAAAGCCTGCAAAGGCATATATCCGTCAGGACTATGAGCCTGGATTCCGTTGCGAGTTCGACTGGGGCGTGCTTACCCTGTGGATCGGTGGAGTCAGGACTCGCCTTCACATGGCGGTATTCACCCTCGACCACAGCAATATGCGCAAGGCATATCTGTTTTCGCGCGAAGATACCCTGGCTCTTATGGAAGCCCACCGCAACTGCTTCCGGGAGTTGGGGGGCACCCCGCGCGTGATGGCCTATGACAACATGCGTACCGCCGTAAAGAAGTTCCTCGGGCGCGACCGCGAGCACACGGATGCGCTGCTGCGCATGGAGGTACACTACTGTTTCACACCCCATTTCTGCAACCCTCGCTCGGGATGGGAAAAAGGCAAGGTGGAACGTTCGGTGGAATATATCCGGCGTCGTGCATTCTCGTTCGAGGTCCGGTTTGACTCCCTGGATGCCGCGCAGACGCATCTGGCGGCAGTCTGCGACAGGCTCAACACAGAGGCGTCCAACATGTCGGCGGAAGAAAAACGCCTGCGCATACAGGCCGATCTGGCGGCGCTACGTCCGTTGGACCACGGTGACATCGGCTGCTTCGAGCAGCGGCTGTACCGCGTCGGAAAGTATTCAACGATAACCGTTGACGGAGTGCACTACTCTGTGCCCGACCGTCTGGTGGGCTCGCAGGTGGCGGTAAAGCTGTATTCCGAGCGCATCGTGGTGCTTTACGGACGCGACAAGGTGGCCAATCATGCCCGAAGCCGACGCTCCGGCGACTGGGTCATCGACCTGATGCATTATCTGGGTACATTCCTGCGCAAACCGGCCGCTCTGGGGCGGTCTGTGGCTCTGCAACAGGTACATCCGTCGGTGGCGGCGCTTTACCGCGAACACTTCCGCGAGTCTCCGCGAAGCTTCATAGAACTGCTTGTGTTCACCCGCGACAACAATCTGGCATACACTGACATCGTCCGTGCCGCCACAAGTCTTTCGTCCCGCGGGCTCCAGCGCCTCTCATCTGAACAGATACAGGCTCAGATGATCTCGGCGGAAGGACATATGCAGTCAACCGCCGATATCGCGGCAACGAACGTTCCCGACCCGCAACAGGCTGAAATAGAAAGTTCGGCAAGCCATACCCTTGACATGCTTTCATCATTTATGGAATATACCCGCGCATCGCAGGCAGACTGA
- the rhuM gene encoding virulence RhuM family protein, with amino-acid sequence MDNGQIILFQTQGGETKIEVRLSNETVWLTADQMAELFQRDRSTIQRHIKRIYDEGELTADSTCAFFAQVQTEGKRQVERKIPIYNLDMIISVGYRVNSHRGVQFRQWATQVLKEYMIKGFALNDDLLKNAGQGNYFDELLARIRDIRSSEKVFYRKVLEIYALSIDYDPRTAITQQFFKTVQNKMHFAAHGHTAAEVIYDRANAEKDFMGLTTWRGAMPTKHEAEIAKNYLAEEEVDMLNRIVNLYLDFAELQAKSHVPMYVKDWIQKLDDFLKLSGKELLNHAGCVSAEVAKLKANEEYDKFRERTQYQLSPVEIHFLEAFEAEQKRLRSKK; translated from the coding sequence ATGGATAACGGACAGATAATATTATTCCAGACGCAGGGCGGAGAGACGAAGATTGAGGTTCGGCTCTCAAATGAGACTGTGTGGCTCACTGCAGACCAGATGGCGGAGTTGTTTCAGCGCGACCGCTCAACTATACAACGTCATATCAAAAGAATCTACGATGAAGGTGAGTTAACCGCCGATTCAACTTGTGCATTTTTTGCACAAGTTCAAACGGAAGGGAAACGGCAGGTTGAGCGTAAGATTCCCATTTATAATCTTGACATGATTATCAGCGTGGGTTATCGTGTCAACTCTCATCGTGGTGTGCAGTTCCGGCAGTGGGCTACTCAGGTGCTGAAGGAATATATGATAAAGGGGTTTGCGCTGAATGATGACCTGCTGAAAAATGCCGGACAAGGAAATTATTTTGATGAGCTGCTGGCGAGAATCCGAGATATACGCAGCTCTGAAAAGGTGTTCTATCGCAAGGTACTTGAAATTTACGCCCTCAGCATCGACTATGACCCTCGCACCGCTATCACCCAACAGTTCTTCAAGACTGTTCAGAACAAAATGCACTTTGCCGCACACGGACATACTGCCGCAGAGGTTATCTATGACCGTGCCAATGCCGAAAAGGATTTCATGGGTTTGACAACATGGCGAGGTGCCATGCCTACCAAACATGAGGCTGAGATTGCGAAGAATTATCTCGCAGAAGAGGAGGTAGATATGCTGAACCGAATCGTCAACCTATATCTTGACTTTGCCGAACTTCAGGCCAAGAGCCATGTGCCGATGTATGTGAAAGACTGGATTCAGAAGCTCGACGATTTCCTGAAGCTGTCGGGTAAGGAATTACTGAACCATGCCGGATGCGTCTCGGCCGAAGTTGCCAAGCTGAAAGCCAATGAGGAATACGACAAATTCCGTGAGCGTACCCAGTATCAACTATCCCCGGTCGAAATCCACTTCCTCGAAGCCTTTGAAGCCGAACAAAAGCGACTCCGCTCCAAGAAATAA
- a CDS encoding Eco57I restriction-modification methylase domain-containing protein — protein MELKHKLEKIFNDDYPGTERFIADVIEPIFGNEIENINDDLAERDEYAEKAKKAGIKHIKYIGNLTEKNYNADNIALLDVTLDDSKNIERSRVNIQQLIRSIMDYRQHLMIVFHYEDVADRQWRFSYAYKGDSLKDSTSAKRYTYVFGKGYRGRTAAERFQTLAESPRNNEDFEKAFSVATLSNEFFGKYRDIYADFVQYITGKRYEKIKNKWEEVKKEDPNTEIFSQFKNDNKRVRDYVKKMLGRLTFLCFLQRKGWMNNDRNFLQNLYQSSPLQDDFLDAVLEPLFFGVLNTPPEKRKEIFAKNGWNTDLADEWNEIPYLNGGLFEQTREDKLTVKFPKKLFQELFKFLGEYNFTIDENDPDDAEIGIDPEMLGRVFESLLEDNKDKGAFYTPKEIVQYMCRQSIIEHLKTHTAESLHPDIEDLINQGLVNHALQNKDNARAIYKLLKEITVCDPAIGSGAFPMGILNILFTARQHLYGFLKESEPFNPLEVKKAIIRDNIYGVDIEQGAVDIARLRFWLAILLEEQQKLPLPNLDYRIVRGNSLITTFNDEYIALPEKPKGSTRLGKLKKELHLFQNDLFDLNGDKKFQREIEIKCKILDILKVQLGIDKANAQVESRIESDIFEDKKLSGKALKKAKQARAIEEVKSKSLFALNNLITSLTTPATSLADRAQIDIKFFDWKIVFSNIFSDDANASGFDIVIGNPPYIVYEGTNTSDLPILKAIREYKSAFGGKLNAYKFFVASAFNILCKPNGIVDLIFQNSFLADKQATLLRRDILSTHKVIGLDSFPERDNKKKRVFESAKMSVCILCAQKGLSSSESFTVNFWDDRHMTYGLKTRFSFNDIQSIDPVNYSIPRLALANIPLIAKMAKKNDIHLNCYQGELNVSVHKEYFTKNPAFPAILKGASIQRYYYTFNMSQGVIEYVDEPKYLSRFGTSEKSQHHTSPRIVMQGMTGANDKVRLVSALVPSGYYLAHSCNYIVPCDEIDLVALLAILNSKAMNWYFRCFSTNSNVNSYEVENLPIPRLDRRQEELLHDLVTNVTEEKQKNPTVDTSSNESLIDIIVYHLYNLIYDEVLIIDPQTPISREEYELFNIDTYGQS, from the coding sequence ATGGAACTCAAGCATAAGTTAGAAAAAATATTTAACGATGATTATCCCGGAACTGAACGTTTCATAGCGGATGTTATTGAACCAATCTTCGGTAATGAAATCGAAAATATTAACGATGACCTTGCCGAAAGAGATGAGTATGCAGAAAAAGCTAAAAAAGCCGGCATCAAGCACATCAAATATATCGGAAACCTCACAGAAAAGAACTACAATGCTGATAATATTGCACTTCTTGATGTAACTCTTGATGACTCAAAGAACATAGAGCGTTCACGCGTCAATATTCAGCAACTTATCCGCTCTATAATGGATTATCGTCAACATCTTATGATTGTATTCCATTACGAAGATGTCGCAGATAGACAATGGAGATTTTCTTACGCATATAAAGGAGATTCTTTAAAGGATTCCACCTCTGCCAAACGCTACACTTACGTTTTTGGCAAAGGCTACCGTGGTCGTACCGCAGCCGAGCGCTTTCAAACTCTTGCTGAAAGTCCACGTAATAATGAAGACTTTGAAAAAGCATTCTCCGTTGCGACTCTAAGCAATGAGTTTTTCGGTAAATACCGTGATATCTATGCTGATTTTGTCCAATATATCACTGGAAAACGATACGAGAAAATTAAAAACAAGTGGGAGGAAGTAAAAAAAGAAGACCCTAACACTGAAATTTTCTCGCAATTCAAGAATGATAATAAAAGAGTAAGAGATTACGTTAAGAAGATGCTTGGTCGTCTGACATTCCTCTGCTTCCTGCAAAGGAAAGGTTGGATGAATAACGACCGAAACTTTTTGCAGAATCTTTATCAATCGTCTCCTCTTCAGGATGACTTCCTTGATGCCGTTCTAGAACCTTTATTCTTTGGTGTGCTGAATACTCCACCTGAAAAACGCAAGGAAATATTTGCAAAAAATGGATGGAATACAGATTTAGCAGATGAATGGAACGAAATTCCATATCTCAACGGAGGCCTTTTCGAACAGACACGTGAAGATAAACTCACTGTCAAGTTCCCTAAAAAGCTATTCCAAGAACTGTTTAAGTTTTTAGGAGAATATAATTTCACTATTGACGAGAATGATCCGGATGATGCTGAAATTGGCATTGACCCGGAAATGTTAGGACGTGTATTCGAAAGTCTTCTTGAAGATAATAAAGACAAGGGAGCTTTCTATACTCCTAAAGAGATAGTTCAGTATATGTGTCGCCAGAGCATTATTGAACATCTAAAGACTCATACAGCCGAATCGCTTCACCCGGATATCGAAGACTTGATTAATCAGGGGCTTGTCAATCATGCTCTGCAAAATAAGGATAATGCGAGAGCAATTTATAAGCTTCTTAAAGAGATAACTGTATGCGATCCGGCAATTGGTTCCGGGGCATTCCCCATGGGCATTCTCAATATCCTTTTTACTGCGCGTCAGCACCTATATGGCTTCCTTAAAGAATCAGAACCGTTTAATCCTCTCGAAGTGAAGAAGGCTATTATTCGGGATAATATATACGGGGTCGATATTGAACAAGGAGCGGTTGACATTGCTCGACTCAGATTTTGGCTTGCCATTCTTTTGGAGGAACAACAAAAACTCCCGCTTCCTAATCTTGATTACAGGATTGTGCGTGGCAACTCTCTTATCACTACATTTAACGATGAATATATAGCACTACCAGAAAAACCGAAAGGCAGCACAAGACTTGGTAAACTTAAGAAAGAGCTTCATCTTTTTCAAAACGATTTATTTGACTTGAACGGAGATAAGAAATTCCAACGCGAAATAGAAATCAAATGTAAGATACTGGATATTCTTAAAGTTCAACTTGGCATTGATAAAGCTAATGCTCAGGTAGAAAGTAGAATTGAATCTGATATATTTGAGGATAAAAAGTTATCCGGAAAGGCGTTAAAGAAAGCCAAACAAGCTCGTGCGATTGAAGAAGTTAAGAGTAAAAGCCTTTTTGCCCTGAATAATCTTATAACTTCGTTGACTACACCTGCAACCTCTTTAGCAGATAGAGCACAGATTGACATTAAATTCTTTGACTGGAAAATTGTATTTAGCAATATCTTTAGTGATGATGCTAATGCCTCCGGTTTTGACATTGTTATTGGGAATCCGCCGTATATAGTATATGAGGGTACAAATACATCGGATTTGCCAATTCTAAAAGCTATTCGAGAATATAAATCTGCGTTTGGGGGAAAGCTTAACGCATATAAGTTTTTTGTCGCTAGCGCTTTTAATATTTTGTGTAAACCGAATGGTATTGTGGATTTAATATTTCAGAACTCATTTTTGGCTGATAAACAGGCAACGCTGTTAAGACGCGATATTCTTTCGACTCATAAGGTTATTGGACTCGATTCTTTCCCAGAGCGTGATAATAAAAAGAAGCGCGTTTTTGAAAGTGCAAAAATGAGCGTGTGTATATTATGTGCCCAAAAAGGCCTCTCTTCGTCTGAAAGTTTCACTGTGAATTTTTGGGATGATAGGCATATGACATATGGTCTTAAAACTCGGTTCTCATTTAATGACATTCAATCAATAGATCCCGTAAACTATAGTATTCCTAGATTGGCCTTGGCTAACATTCCTTTAATTGCTAAAATGGCAAAGAAGAATGATATACATTTAAATTGCTACCAAGGAGAACTCAACGTGTCTGTTCACAAGGAATATTTTACGAAGAATCCTGCATTTCCAGCAATATTAAAAGGAGCATCGATTCAACGTTACTACTATACTTTTAATATGAGTCAGGGTGTCATTGAATATGTGGATGAACCAAAATACTTATCTAGATTTGGCACTTCCGAGAAATCTCAACATCATACAAGTCCTCGTATAGTAATGCAAGGTATGACAGGTGCAAACGATAAAGTTAGACTCGTTAGTGCACTTGTGCCGAGTGGATATTACCTTGCTCATTCATGTAACTATATAGTCCCATGTGATGAGATTGATTTAGTTGCATTGCTAGCGATATTAAATTCAAAGGCAATGAATTGGTATTTCAGATGTTTCAGTACTAATAGCAACGTCAATAGTTATGAGGTTGAAAATCTCCCAATACCTAGATTAGATAGAAGACAAGAGGAATTACTCCATGATTTAGTAACCAATGTTACTGAAGAAAAACAAAAAAATCCCACAGTTGATACTTCATCCAACGAGTCATTAATAGATATCATTGTATATCATCTCTACAATTTGATCTACGATGAAGTCCTCATCATTGATCCACAAACACCAATCTCTCGTGAAGAGTATGAATTGTTTAATATAGACACTTATGGACAATCGTGA
- a CDS encoding DUF3943 domain-containing protein: MKRLLLLVIISVYAAILPAYSQIDTDTLEKADTLSVISSGKLRFQDSHTVSEVVPPDSIDVARYRKKHFWRAAGETVGFNIGLWAFDRYVLDGHYAYISWSTIKENFRHGFEWDDDHLHTNMFDHPYNGSIFFNAGRSNGYNFWQSELFAIGGSAMWEMFMECEYPSTNDIIATPVGGAAIGEVLYRASDLIIDDRASGGERFGRELAAFVVNPMRGLTRIFSGDAWKKRNTPGRNFGIPPISVELSLGGRLLTLWDNDEGTKAGVAAEVNIEYGDKFAETTKAPYDYFTFLLEVQGIKSQPLLSRAEIVGRLLSKEIVDKKDLNLNVGLYQHFDFFDSDTIREERNSSKLFPCAVPYKLGAPASVGGGVMFRYKPLPIMRIDGFLHLNGIALAGILTDFYRDYHRNYNWGSGFSIKAGANLNLWNDRLSLRLANQFYKIYTWNGYDSDFDWSTTPEGKPVNVQGDSSNSSFNHFEASFSYDIWKRLYFTAGFDMYIRNTNYDGLTIRDGGTSTISPHIESKQLGFHLMLTYKF; encoded by the coding sequence ATGAAAAGACTTTTGCTTTTAGTAATTATATCAGTATATGCTGCAATATTGCCGGCTTACTCCCAGATTGACACCGACACATTAGAGAAGGCGGATACCTTATCTGTTATATCTTCGGGCAAACTCCGGTTTCAAGACTCACACACTGTCTCGGAGGTGGTTCCTCCAGACAGTATTGATGTTGCAAGGTATCGAAAGAAGCATTTCTGGCGCGCTGCCGGAGAGACTGTCGGTTTCAATATCGGTTTATGGGCGTTCGACCGTTATGTGCTTGACGGGCACTATGCCTATATATCATGGAGCACCATCAAAGAGAATTTCCGGCACGGCTTCGAGTGGGATGACGACCATCTGCATACCAATATGTTCGACCATCCCTATAATGGATCAATTTTCTTCAATGCAGGGCGTTCCAACGGCTATAATTTCTGGCAGTCGGAACTGTTTGCCATAGGAGGCAGTGCCATGTGGGAGATGTTCATGGAGTGTGAATACCCCTCTACAAACGATATAATAGCCACCCCTGTGGGCGGTGCCGCTATCGGAGAGGTGCTTTACAGGGCTTCCGACCTTATCATCGACGACCGAGCATCGGGTGGGGAAAGATTTGGAAGGGAGCTTGCTGCATTCGTTGTTAACCCCATGAGGGGACTTACCCGTATATTTTCCGGTGATGCCTGGAAAAAGCGCAATACTCCCGGACGCAATTTCGGAATTCCCCCAATCAGTGTAGAGCTATCGTTAGGCGGACGATTGCTTACATTGTGGGATAATGACGAGGGTACCAAGGCAGGCGTTGCGGCGGAAGTAAATATAGAGTATGGCGACAAATTTGCTGAGACAACGAAAGCTCCATACGATTATTTTACTTTCTTGCTTGAAGTACAGGGAATAAAATCTCAGCCGCTTTTAAGTCGTGCAGAGATTGTCGGCAGACTTCTTTCAAAGGAGATTGTGGATAAAAAAGATTTAAACCTAAATGTTGGTCTATACCAGCATTTTGACTTTTTTGACTCTGACACAATCCGCGAAGAGAGAAACAGCTCGAAACTGTTTCCATGCGCCGTACCGTACAAGCTGGGTGCCCCGGCTTCGGTCGGAGGCGGCGTTATGTTCAGATACAAGCCATTGCCGATAATGAGAATTGACGGTTTTCTGCATCTAAACGGTATAGCTTTGGCGGGAATCCTTACCGACTTCTATCGTGACTATCACCGCAACTACAACTGGGGATCAGGATTCTCAATAAAGGCGGGAGCAAATCTTAATCTTTGGAATGACAGGCTGTCGTTAAGGCTTGCAAACCAGTTTTACAAGATTTATACATGGAATGGCTATGATTCTGATTTTGATTGGTCAACTACACCAGAAGGCAAGCCTGTCAATGTGCAAGGTGATTCCTCTAATTCTTCATTCAATCATTTTGAGGCATCATTTAGCTATGACATTTGGAAAAGGTTGTATTTCACGGCAGGATTCGATATGTATATCAGAAATACCAATTATGATGGATTGACCATAAGAGATGGGGGAACATCAACCATAAGTCCTCATATAGAGAGCAAGCAGCTTGGGTTTCACTTGATGCTGACATACAAGTTTTGA